From Nicotiana tabacum cultivar K326 chromosome 15, ASM71507v2, whole genome shotgun sequence, the proteins below share one genomic window:
- the LOC107823916 gene encoding pectinesterase-like: MANVRSLLPVLMLFSFCFPANAISPLSSESFCSYTHFPEFCKYTLPINNSATIQDYGRLSLHHSLSMNDHLLSLVNGYLFNLRYALPESTIRALEDCQLLCSLNHDFILSAIQSIHSTNTLERLQAEDVQPLLSAILTNQETCSDGLKEVAAGTSVTNMLLSPLSDGTKSFSVSLALFMHGWGYSAISEKKFPFSGGRKLLQSNEYGVNVNQRVVVNPDGSGNFTTINEAVAAAPNYTAAGNGYFLIHVVAGVYEEYVSIPSNKRYIMMTGDGINMTIITGNRSVADGWTTFNSATFAVTGKGFVAMNITFRNTAGSIRHQAVAIRNGADMSTFYGCNFEGYQDTLYTHSLRQFYRECDIYGTVDFIFGNAAVVLQNCNIYPRLPMPNQFNAITAQGRTDINQNTGISVQNCSIKAAQDLASTQTFLGRPWKEYSRTVYIQSFMDSLIDPSGWSPWSGDFALNTLYYAEYANTGPGSVTTNRVTWQGYHVINDTDAVNFTVSSLIQGDVWLPATGVPFTSGLL, encoded by the exons ATGGCTAATGTTCGTTCATTACTTCCCGTTCTCATGCTTTTTTCCTTTTGCTTTCCAGCTAATGCAATTTCCCCCTTGTCTTCAGAATCCTTTTGCAGCTACACACATTTCCCCGAATTTTGCAAATACACGTTACCGATCAACAACTCTGCTACTATTCAAGATTATGGCCGTCTCTCTCTTCACCATTCCTTATCAATGAATGACCATCTCCTTTCTTTGGTCAATGGCTATCTCTTTAATCTTCGATATGCATTGCCTGAAAGCACCATTCGTGCCCTTGAAGATTGCCAACTTCTCTGCAGCTTGAACCATGACTTTATTTTAAGCGCCATTCAATCCATCCATTCGACAAACACGCTTGAAAG GTTACAAGCTGAAGACGTTCAACCTCTGCTAAGTGCCATACTAACCAACCAAGAAACTTGTTCCGATGGTCTCAAAGAAGTAGCTGCTGGTACAAGCGTGACAAATATGCTTCTATCTCCATTATCGGATGGGACCAAATCTTTTAGCGTTTCATTAGCACTTTTCATGCATGGTTGGGGTTATTCCGCCATATCAGAGAAGAAGTTTCCATTTTCTGGTGGAAGGAAACTGCTTCAGTCAAATGAATATGGTGTGAATGTGAATCAAAGGGTGGTTGTGAATCCTGATGGAAGTGGTAACTTCACAACTATTAATGAAGCTGTGGCTGCAGCTCCCAACTATACTGCTGCAGGCAATGGTTATTTCTTGATTCATGTGGTGGCTGGTGTTTACGAAGAATATGTTTCCATTCCCAGTAACAAACGGTATATTATGATGACGGGTGATGGGATCAACATGACTATTATTACTGGAAACAGGAGTGTGGCTGATGGTTGGACTACATTTAATTCTGCTACATTTG CTGTAACCGGGAAAGGCTTCGTTGCTATGAACATAACCTTTAGAAACACGGCAGGATCAATCAGGCACCAAGCGGTAGCTATAAGAAATGGTGCAGACATGTCCACATTTTATGGCTGTAACTTTGAAGGGTACCAAGACACCTTGTATACTCACTCCCTAAGGCAATTTTATAGGGAATGCGATATTTATGGGACAGTGGATTTCATATTCGGAAATGCCGCTGTAGTGCTCCAAAATTGCAACATTTATCCGCGTCTCCCAATGCCTAATCAATTCAATGCCATTACAGCACAAGGCAGAACGGATATCAATCAAAACACTGGAATTTCAGTTCAAAATTGCAGCATCAAAGCTGCCCAAGACTTGGCTTCTACTCAAACTTTTCTAGGGAGGCCATGGAAAGAGTACTCGAGAACGGTGTATATACAATCATTTATGGACAGTTTGATTGATCCGTCTGGTTGGTCTCCATGGTCGGGAGATTTTGCTCTCAATACATTGTATTATGCTGAGTATGCCAACACAGGGCCAGGGTCTGTGACTACTAATAGAGTCACTTGGCAAGGCTACCATGTGATAAATGACACAGATGCTGTCAACTTCACTGTTTCAAGTTTAATTCAAGGAGATGTTTGGTTGCCTGCAACTGGAGTTCCTTTTACTAGTGGCTTACTTTGA